One part of the Thermodesulfobacteriota bacterium genome encodes these proteins:
- a CDS encoding MlaD family protein, with translation MGARALNLKVGLFVITSVVIFFIFVFVLGGEQNFFKKTYKIQTSFTNVAGLAEGAAVRLSGLKIGSVKEIQFPEEPDKDFIVVVMEVREEGIKRIGPDAVATIRTEGLLGDKYIEILRGSKEPPKEIPETLQISSYTPPEFQKLLGQSEELIDNIIDISKSLDKIVKAFGKEENIENISRTIASIRRSVEAIESRPGLLHTLIYGRRDKSGKDLENTLDKLDETLTTLNVLLKDIKNEEGVLTALIYDEKLKEKLDSALTNIDEVTTEINSEDGILPQLKETVSNFREISERLEGGEGTLGALINDPTVYDNLKGVLGEAERSRFVRAAVQYLIENQRKDTNQTQ, from the coding sequence ATGGGTGCTAGAGCCTTGAATCTAAAGGTTGGTTTATTTGTAATAACCTCGGTTGTCATTTTTTTCATTTTCGTTTTTGTCCTCGGCGGCGAGCAGAATTTCTTCAAGAAAACCTATAAAATTCAGACATCATTCACCAACGTTGCCGGACTAGCTGAAGGAGCTGCAGTTAGGCTCTCCGGGTTGAAAATAGGCAGTGTTAAAGAGATTCAATTTCCGGAAGAGCCGGATAAAGATTTTATAGTAGTGGTAATGGAGGTAAGAGAGGAAGGGATAAAGAGAATAGGCCCCGATGCTGTGGCGACGATTCGGACGGAAGGGCTTCTCGGCGATAAGTATATAGAAATATTAAGGGGGTCAAAGGAGCCTCCCAAGGAAATTCCAGAAACACTGCAAATAAGCAGCTATACTCCTCCGGAGTTTCAAAAGCTTCTGGGCCAATCTGAAGAGTTAATCGACAATATTATAGACATTTCAAAAAGCCTGGACAAAATCGTGAAGGCGTTTGGCAAAGAGGAGAATATCGAGAATATATCCAGGACAATAGCCTCGATAAGAAGAAGCGTAGAGGCTATCGAGAGCAGACCCGGGCTTCTTCACACCCTCATCTATGGAAGGAGGGACAAGTCAGGCAAAGACCTTGAAAATACGCTGGATAAACTCGATGAGACCTTAACTACTTTGAATGTATTGCTCAAGGATATCAAGAATGAAGAGGGTGTGCTCACCGCTTTAATTTATGATGAAAAGCTTAAGGAAAAACTAGACAGCGCGCTCACCAATATTGATGAGGTGACCACAGAAATTAATAGCGAAGACGGTATACTTCCCCAGCTAAAGGAGACTGTATCAAATTTTAGAGAAATATCAGAAAGGCTAGAAGGTGGGGAAGGCACTCTTGGGGCGCTAATAAATGACCCCACGGTATACGATAATTTAAAGGGGGTCTTGGGTGAAGCGGAAAGGAGCAGGTTTGTTCGTGCTGCGGTGCAATATCTGATCGAAAATCAGCGCAAAGATACCAACCAAACGCAGTAA
- the purH gene encoding bifunctional phosphoribosylaminoimidazolecarboxamide formyltransferase/IMP cyclohydrolase — MRKIERALISVSKKDGISNFTKELKDFDIEIISTGGTAKQIRDAGVPVTEISDYTLLPEMLGGRVKTLHPKIHAGILAVRDDEEHVRDMKQQDIKPIDMVVVNFYPFEEVIKNERVELAEAIENIDIGGPTLLRAAAKNYKYVTVVSSPEDYKTVINELKKNKGSISLETNFRLAVKAFSYVARYDAAISNFLGSLDGGQRTKFPASLTLHLEKKMKLRYGENPHQEGAFYTQPGIEEPCISNSTQLQGKELSLNNIYDADAALETVKEFSEIACVIVKHNNPCGVALGDNPLQAFLKAKECDPESAFGGIVAFNTEVDESTASELSAMFLEVVIAPAYTEKALYLLSTKANLRVMRTPPFVNNKKEGLDFKKVVGGALIQDRDVRADEDFNDFKVVTKRQPTDEELQVLKFAWKVCKNVKSNAIVLARDGQTIGIGAGQMSRVDSVKIAAMKARIPTKGAVLASDAFFPFRDGIDEAAKSGITAIVQPGGSVRDKDTISAADEHGMSMIFTGIRHFRH; from the coding sequence ATGAGAAAAATAGAAAGGGCTCTAATAAGCGTATCGAAAAAAGACGGCATAAGTAACTTTACAAAGGAATTAAAGGATTTCGATATTGAAATAATATCGACCGGCGGCACGGCTAAGCAAATCCGGGACGCCGGAGTTCCGGTTACGGAGATCTCCGACTACACTTTACTGCCGGAGATGTTAGGCGGCAGGGTAAAAACCCTTCATCCCAAGATACATGCCGGCATACTGGCAGTGCGTGACGATGAAGAACATGTTAGGGATATGAAACAACAAGATATAAAACCAATAGATATGGTAGTGGTCAACTTCTATCCATTCGAGGAAGTGATCAAAAACGAACGGGTGGAATTAGCAGAGGCAATAGAAAATATCGACATAGGCGGGCCCACTTTACTTCGAGCCGCTGCAAAGAACTATAAATATGTAACTGTAGTATCCAGCCCCGAGGATTACAAAACCGTGATTAACGAATTAAAGAAAAATAAAGGCTCCATATCCCTGGAGACTAATTTCCGGCTTGCAGTGAAAGCCTTCTCTTACGTGGCGCGTTACGATGCGGCGATATCCAATTTTTTAGGCTCCCTCGATGGAGGCCAAAGAACCAAATTTCCGGCCAGCCTGACCTTGCATCTCGAAAAAAAGATGAAACTCCGGTACGGAGAAAACCCCCATCAAGAAGGAGCCTTTTATACTCAACCCGGAATAGAGGAGCCCTGCATCTCAAACTCCACCCAGCTCCAAGGAAAAGAACTTTCGCTCAACAACATCTATGATGCAGACGCGGCCCTGGAGACCGTGAAGGAATTTTCGGAAATCGCTTGCGTCATAGTTAAGCATAATAACCCTTGCGGCGTAGCTTTAGGAGATAATCCTCTTCAGGCTTTTCTTAAAGCAAAGGAATGCGACCCGGAAAGCGCCTTTGGTGGAATTGTAGCCTTCAACACCGAAGTGGACGAAAGCACAGCTTCCGAGCTTTCAGCTATGTTCCTCGAAGTGGTAATAGCCCCGGCATATACGGAAAAGGCCCTCTATTTGCTCTCAACCAAAGCCAACCTGAGGGTTATGAGAACTCCGCCCTTCGTAAATAATAAAAAAGAAGGCCTTGATTTTAAAAAGGTAGTAGGCGGTGCCTTAATTCAAGACAGAGACGTAAGAGCCGACGAAGATTTTAACGACTTCAAGGTAGTAACCAAACGTCAACCCACGGATGAAGAACTCCAGGTGCTTAAATTTGCTTGGAAGGTTTGTAAGAACGTAAAATCAAACGCCATTGTACTCGCCCGTGATGGACAGACCATCGGTATCGGTGCGGGACAGATGAGCCGGGTAGACTCGGTCAAAATTGCGGCAATGAAAGCAAGAATTCCGACAAAGGGAGCGGTATTAGCTTCAGATGCCTTTTTCCCCTTCCGGGACGGTATAGACGAAGCTGCTAAATCGGGAATCACGGCCATCGTCCAGCCGGGGGGTTCAGTTAGAGACAAAGACACCATTTCTGCCGCGGACGAGCATGGAATGTCGATGATATTCACCGGAATAAGGCATTTCAGGCATTGA
- a CDS encoding DsbA family protein, with amino-acid sequence MMKVTVFYDYNCPFCFVGIKRLELLEREFPLKVDSKGIEIHPEIPLRGIKRSNTLKRSYMIRNLKQLCDEDGLELKLPGILANSRLSLEASEFAKTKNKFRDFHLGIYKAYFQEGENIGEPEVILKVGQESGLQLDELRECLIKRTMLEKIEDNEMEAEGHQVFGVPTFIFDKFLVHGVQSFESLRSILSRAIRQRQASS; translated from the coding sequence ATGATGAAAGTAACCGTATTTTATGATTATAATTGCCCCTTCTGTTTTGTGGGAATAAAACGCCTAGAGCTTTTGGAGAGAGAATTTCCACTGAAGGTCGACTCAAAAGGGATTGAAATTCATCCGGAAATACCGCTACGCGGTATAAAACGTTCAAATACATTAAAACGAAGCTACATGATACGAAATTTAAAGCAATTGTGTGATGAGGACGGCTTAGAGCTAAAGCTTCCGGGAATCCTAGCAAACTCCAGGCTTAGCCTAGAGGCCTCCGAATTCGCCAAGACCAAGAACAAGTTCAGGGACTTCCATCTAGGAATATACAAGGCCTATTTCCAAGAAGGTGAAAATATAGGTGAACCCGAAGTGATCCTCAAGGTTGGGCAGGAGTCCGGGCTTCAATTGGACGAGCTAAGAGAATGCCTAATTAAGAGGACAATGCTGGAAAAGATCGAGGATAATGAGATGGAAGCCGAGGGCCATCAGGTTTTTGGCGTACCGACATTTATTTTCGATAAATTTTTAGTTCACGGCGTTCAATCGTTCGAATCACTGAGAAGCATACTGAGTAGAGCGATCAGACAGCGACAAGCATCGTCATGA
- a CDS encoding metallophosphoesterase family protein, translating to MKTLILSDIHANWHALEAILAKEPYDYLIFLGDAVDFGPNPRECIRFLMNSFNKGRFSGVRGDHDNALAYGIRCQCSDELSRLSTATREWGEDILASKDVGFLRRLPLDSSFTLDGLSFHIAHDLYRNKTNTRVNDDEISEFDLENQFSSVTSDFILVGHSHKPFIRHLGKTIVLNPGSVGQPMDFNPRASYALIEDGMATLRRVRYDIEKTVKDLEKTTLPRDVIGRLVSILVVGGLVGERQYLNPS from the coding sequence ATGAAAACCCTAATTCTTTCAGACATACATGCCAACTGGCACGCGCTAGAAGCCATATTAGCCAAGGAGCCCTACGATTACCTTATATTCCTCGGAGATGCGGTGGACTTTGGACCTAACCCCAGGGAATGCATAAGATTTCTCATGAACTCCTTCAACAAAGGACGTTTTTCCGGGGTAAGAGGTGACCATGACAACGCACTAGCATATGGTATTAGATGCCAGTGTTCCGATGAACTGAGCAGGCTTTCCACAGCTACCAGGGAATGGGGAGAGGATATTCTTGCCAGTAAGGATGTCGGCTTCCTCAGGAGACTGCCTCTCGATAGCAGCTTTACTCTAGATGGTCTCAGTTTCCATATAGCACATGACTTGTACAGGAACAAGACGAATACTAGAGTGAATGACGACGAAATATCAGAATTCGACCTGGAGAATCAGTTCAGCAGTGTTACCAGCGATTTCATACTGGTTGGTCATTCCCATAAACCCTTTATAAGGCACCTTGGTAAAACGATAGTTTTAAACCCGGGTTCGGTAGGACAACCGATGGATTTTAACCCGCGGGCATCCTACGCCCTGATAGAGGATGGGATGGCCACCTTAAGAAGGGTCAGATACGACATCGAAAAAACGGTCAAGGACCTGGAAAAAACCACTCTCCCCAGGGATGTAATAGGCAGACTGGTTTCTATACTGGTAGTGGGCGGACTGGTAGGGGAAAGGCAGTATCTTAACCCGAGTTAA
- a CDS encoding porin, giving the protein MNKFVHVVFTVLLLMPLLSLNSRAQSTSAQIEELKKQMEIIQQQNQQQLEELRQKIEALEAQKEADQKKIEELTKEDEDAWYKKVEVGYKKPGDGFTVKSKDGLFSLRTRLRTQFQFSINDTDDEDVATDFNVRRLRLYFDGNAFTPWLLYYIQISGDNNGEFTLRDAYFDFAYNTMFVPRPGQYKVPFNREELTSSSELQLVERSIVNDEFAYGRDRGVSIYGVLGNFLVYGAGVFNGDGRNGLSVDSNMLYAGRVMLTPCCGELKYSNSSFPAGGDYKIEPNFGEDKPLFAFGVGLAGIPGLNIDQKTPDSDIDERFAEIGTTDADVFSLTADANFKYSIFSIEGEFDYRRIAPEESGLPKVNDYGVRAQTGLFLMPDFIEVAARYAQIWYDTDVAGRDTTWQLTPGINFYLSKSHKYKIQLDYSFIRNEFTDSDDIDENIFRAQLQLYF; this is encoded by the coding sequence ATGAATAAGTTTGTTCACGTGGTATTCACAGTCTTACTCCTCATGCCGCTTCTGAGCTTGAATTCACGGGCGCAATCTACCAGTGCCCAGATAGAGGAGCTAAAGAAGCAGATGGAGATAATACAGCAGCAAAATCAGCAACAATTAGAGGAGCTTAGACAGAAGATTGAGGCCTTAGAGGCTCAGAAGGAAGCCGACCAGAAGAAGATCGAGGAGCTGACCAAAGAGGACGAGGATGCCTGGTACAAGAAGGTAGAGGTAGGCTATAAGAAACCGGGAGATGGTTTTACGGTTAAGTCCAAGGATGGACTTTTTTCCTTAAGAACCAGGCTACGCACCCAGTTTCAGTTTTCCATCAATGACACGGACGATGAGGATGTAGCTACCGATTTTAATGTAAGAAGGTTAAGGCTTTATTTTGACGGCAACGCCTTCACCCCCTGGCTACTTTATTACATTCAAATTAGTGGCGATAACAACGGTGAATTTACGCTTAGGGACGCCTATTTTGATTTCGCATACAATACCATGTTTGTCCCAAGGCCCGGACAGTACAAGGTTCCGTTCAACAGAGAGGAGCTTACTTCATCCTCGGAGCTTCAGCTTGTAGAGAGGTCGATTGTAAACGATGAGTTCGCATACGGCCGGGACAGGGGCGTATCGATTTACGGAGTACTGGGGAACTTCCTGGTCTATGGGGCAGGAGTATTTAACGGCGACGGAAGAAACGGCCTCAGTGTTGATTCTAACATGTTATATGCCGGTAGGGTGATGCTAACCCCGTGTTGCGGAGAGCTGAAATATTCCAACTCTTCTTTCCCTGCAGGCGGAGATTACAAGATAGAGCCCAACTTTGGGGAAGACAAGCCCCTTTTCGCGTTCGGAGTCGGCCTTGCCGGTATCCCCGGACTTAACATCGACCAAAAAACCCCGGACAGCGATATAGATGAGAGATTTGCAGAGATAGGGACTACGGATGCAGATGTGTTTTCCCTTACTGCAGACGCTAATTTTAAATACTCGATCTTCAGCATAGAGGGGGAATTTGACTATAGGCGGATAGCTCCGGAAGAGTCTGGTCTTCCTAAGGTCAACGACTATGGAGTAAGAGCTCAGACCGGTCTTTTTCTAATGCCTGATTTCATCGAAGTTGCCGCAAGATACGCTCAGATCTGGTACGACACGGACGTGGCGGGTAGGGATACCACATGGCAACTAACGCCTGGGATAAACTTCTATCTGTCCAAGAGCCACAAGTACAAAATCCAGCTCGATTACTCATTCATCAGGAATGAATTTACCGATAGCGATGATATAGACGAGAACATATTCAGGGCCCAGCTTCAGCTTTACTTCTAA
- a CDS encoding response regulator transcription factor: MSENIIAIVDDEEDIVELVSHHLKREGYKVKEFYNGRDFLSFIESVVPDLAVLDIMLPGIDGLEICRILKSKTRTSSVPIIMLTAKATEADVVVGLELGADDYMVKPFSPRELVARVKTILRRVSTKDDDKRVLKLGPLSIDTEKFEASLDGKKIELTTTEFKILEVLAEGRGRVYTRDQLLKKKRLWGDDKLVFDRTIDVHIKNLREKLGKAGNMIKTIRGIGYKLEM; encoded by the coding sequence ATGAGTGAAAATATAATAGCCATAGTAGACGATGAAGAAGACATAGTAGAGCTGGTAAGCCATCACCTGAAAAGAGAAGGGTACAAGGTAAAGGAGTTTTACAATGGCCGGGATTTTCTTTCCTTCATAGAATCGGTTGTACCCGACCTCGCCGTGCTTGACATAATGCTCCCGGGAATCGACGGGTTAGAGATATGCCGAATCCTCAAGAGCAAGACCCGTACATCTTCAGTTCCCATAATAATGCTCACCGCAAAAGCCACCGAAGCGGACGTCGTGGTAGGCCTCGAACTCGGAGCCGACGATTATATGGTGAAGCCCTTCAGCCCTAGAGAACTCGTAGCCAGGGTAAAAACCATCCTGAGAAGGGTAAGCACGAAAGACGACGATAAAAGGGTACTAAAGCTCGGTCCTCTCTCCATAGATACAGAGAAATTTGAAGCTTCGCTCGACGGCAAGAAAATAGAGCTTACTACGACCGAGTTTAAGATACTGGAAGTCCTTGCCGAAGGCAGGGGCAGGGTGTATACGAGGGACCAACTCCTCAAGAAAAAAAGACTCTGGGGGGACGATAAGCTTGTTTTCGACAGGACCATCGACGTCCACATAAAAAACCTCAGGGAGAAACTGGGCAAAGCCGGGAACATGATTAAAACAATAAGAGGCATAGGCTATAAGTTAGAAATGTGA
- a CDS encoding ATP-binding protein, giving the protein MRIFGKQFLSYLFIISLVLALFTIFVTNEFKKYEVSLTKKELLFAANLLSTFLKNPVSHGNREEVNRLISNLGIKNSIRVTVIERDGVVIGDSDKDPKVMENHAGRPEVIDAISKGMGEARRYSTTVGKEMLYIAIPLKDEHGEILAIVRTALPLSSIEETLGSVKSGVIYLGLILTAIALALSFALSKAFTKPYEKTIRLLDEIAKGNFKVNIPLSDSGGETGKLNLALGEMAEKLDELFRQVSVEKSQLEAVLTAMSEGVMVVTSDGRVNLMNHALMDMLGIKDSPQGRPYWEVLRNREIMELIEKVIQKRETGKKEISFLYPDERYYLVSAIPLDSVGRETIVVMFDITEFKRLEKIKADIVANVSHELRTPLTAIKGYVETLSEGAYENPEDRSHFLNIISRHTDRLINIVSDLLLLSDIERKSAPLGEDTKATFEEIDFKEIVYSSLEALKTKLEEKNLRVSVYIKADMPRFKGDGFLLGQMFINLIDNAVKYTPEGGAIGVEVYYPDSQFRIEVIDTGIGIPKEHLARIFERFYRVDKTRSRKIGGTGLGLSIVKHIVIMHGGKIEVESEVGKGSRFMITLPA; this is encoded by the coding sequence GTGAGAATATTCGGCAAACAATTCCTTTCCTACCTTTTCATCATATCTTTGGTTTTAGCCCTATTTACTATATTTGTAACCAATGAATTCAAGAAATACGAGGTATCCCTAACAAAGAAGGAATTACTCTTCGCGGCTAACCTGCTTAGCACATTCCTAAAGAACCCGGTCTCCCATGGAAACAGGGAAGAAGTAAACCGCCTGATCTCCAACCTAGGCATAAAAAATAGCATCAGGGTTACGGTAATTGAAAGGGATGGGGTGGTGATTGGAGATTCAGACAAAGACCCGAAAGTGATGGAAAACCACGCCGGAAGACCGGAAGTGATAGATGCTATTTCCAAGGGGATGGGTGAAGCCAGACGTTACAGCACAACCGTTGGAAAGGAGATGCTCTATATAGCAATCCCGCTAAAAGATGAACATGGCGAGATCTTAGCCATAGTTCGCACCGCCCTGCCCTTGAGTTCGATCGAGGAAACCCTTGGTTCCGTGAAATCCGGCGTAATTTACCTGGGTCTAATCCTCACTGCTATAGCCTTAGCGCTTTCCTTTGCTTTGTCCAAAGCCTTCACCAAACCGTATGAAAAAACTATCCGATTGCTAGATGAAATCGCCAAGGGGAACTTCAAAGTCAACATACCCCTCTCCGATTCCGGCGGAGAAACCGGGAAGCTTAATCTGGCCCTGGGCGAAATGGCTGAAAAATTAGACGAACTCTTCAGGCAGGTCTCCGTGGAGAAAAGTCAGCTCGAAGCGGTACTCACCGCTATGAGCGAGGGAGTAATGGTTGTCACCAGCGACGGCAGAGTAAACCTGATGAACCACGCTTTGATGGACATGCTGGGGATAAAGGACAGCCCTCAGGGAAGACCTTATTGGGAGGTTTTAAGAAACAGAGAGATTATGGAACTCATAGAGAAAGTGATTCAAAAACGCGAGACCGGGAAAAAAGAGATATCATTCCTATATCCGGACGAGAGATATTACCTAGTAAGCGCAATTCCCCTGGATTCCGTGGGCAGGGAAACAATAGTGGTGATGTTCGATATAACGGAATTCAAGAGATTGGAAAAGATCAAGGCAGATATAGTCGCAAATGTATCTCATGAGCTCAGAACCCCCCTTACCGCTATCAAAGGCTACGTAGAGACACTGTCCGAAGGGGCATATGAGAACCCTGAGGACAGGAGCCACTTCCTTAACATAATCAGTAGGCATACCGACCGGTTAATAAACATAGTATCAGACCTGCTACTTCTTTCGGATATCGAGCGAAAGAGTGCCCCTTTAGGAGAAGATACGAAGGCCACATTCGAGGAGATTGACTTTAAAGAGATCGTGTATTCCTCGCTCGAAGCGCTCAAGACCAAGTTAGAAGAAAAGAACCTGCGAGTCTCGGTGTATATAAAGGCAGATATGCCCCGTTTTAAAGGAGACGGGTTCCTGCTAGGACAGATGTTCATAAACCTGATAGACAATGCGGTGAAGTACACCCCGGAGGGAGGGGCCATAGGGGTGGAGGTTTACTATCCGGACTCCCAGTTTAGGATAGAGGTCATCGATACAGGCATCGGGATTCCCAAGGAACACCTAGCCAGAATTTTCGAGCGGTTTTACCGGGTGGATAAAACCAGGTCAAGAAAAATAGGCGGCACCGGGCTGGGGCTCAGCATCGTAAAGCACATAGTAATAATGCATGGCGGGAAAATAGAGGTAGAAAGCGAGGTTGGTAAGGGGAGTAGATTCATGATTACCCTTCCGGCGTGA
- the tolQ gene encoding protein TolQ, producing the protein MINWIYFVSQVAAVPQAEQVKVISLITTAGPVVKATLLLLISMSVISWMIIFSKLFTLRRATRESERFLDSYQVSGNFGNLFSSTRHLRGPIAEIFRAGYGELLKTRKSRTTATGHNPEPKTSPEMVPAELGVVELVERAMKKTMSSEISKLEGSLIFLATTGSTAPFIGLFGTVWGIMTSFIGLARSEGVPTLQAVAPGIAEALIATAIGLAAAIPAVVAYNYFVNRVRRIAVEMENFSAEFLNIVERYLAKM; encoded by the coding sequence ATGATAAATTGGATATATTTTGTGTCTCAGGTCGCAGCAGTTCCGCAAGCTGAGCAGGTGAAGGTAATCTCCTTAATCACTACTGCCGGCCCCGTAGTTAAGGCTACCCTCTTATTGCTTATTTCGATGTCCGTAATCTCATGGATGATCATATTCTCGAAGCTCTTCACGCTAAGAAGAGCCACCAGGGAATCGGAGAGGTTTTTGGACTCATACCAGGTAAGCGGCAATTTTGGGAATCTGTTTTCATCGACCAGGCATTTAAGGGGCCCGATTGCCGAGATTTTTAGGGCCGGATACGGAGAACTGCTCAAGACCAGGAAGTCAAGAACAACCGCAACCGGCCATAACCCGGAGCCAAAAACAAGCCCGGAAATGGTTCCTGCCGAGCTGGGTGTGGTAGAACTGGTAGAAAGAGCGATGAAAAAAACCATGTCATCAGAAATATCCAAGCTTGAGGGTTCCCTCATTTTTCTGGCTACGACCGGAAGCACCGCCCCCTTCATCGGCCTATTCGGTACGGTCTGGGGAATAATGACCTCTTTTATAGGACTAGCCAGGAGTGAAGGTGTGCCCACCCTTCAGGCGGTGGCTCCGGGGATAGCCGAAGCACTGATAGCGACGGCGATAGGTCTTGCCGCTGCAATTCCGGCCGTTGTTGCTTATAATTATTTTGTAAACAGGGTAAGAAGAATAGCCGTGGAGATGGAGAACTTTTCCGCGGAATTTCTTAATATAGTGGAAAGATACCTGGCCAAGATGTAG
- the tolR gene encoding protein TolR, with protein sequence MGMKTNNNEGRTVLSEINVTPFVDVMLVLLVIFMVTAPILYQGVDVNLPKVESKPMPAAEREKKVVITLNEKGEIFIEKKQYSLSELKVEIRTLVRTHGKRIEDEDVFLRADSNVPYGTVMEVMAEIKKAGVNKLGLVTEPPSVNGSLDK encoded by the coding sequence ATGGGCATGAAGACAAACAATAACGAAGGACGCACCGTACTCTCAGAAATCAACGTTACCCCTTTCGTGGACGTTATGCTTGTTCTCCTGGTGATTTTTATGGTCACGGCTCCCATACTTTACCAGGGTGTTGACGTGAACCTGCCAAAGGTAGAGTCCAAGCCTATGCCCGCCGCGGAGAGGGAGAAAAAGGTCGTGATCACCCTCAACGAAAAGGGAGAGATATTCATAGAGAAAAAGCAATACTCTTTATCCGAGCTCAAAGTAGAGATCCGCACCCTTGTAAGGACCCACGGTAAAAGGATAGAAGACGAGGACGTATTTCTAAGAGCTGACTCTAATGTCCCTTATGGTACGGTGATGGAGGTGATGGCCGAGATTAAAAAGGCCGGCGTCAACAAGCTGGGACTGGTCACAGAACCTCCATCGGTAAACGGCTCTCTCGATAAATAA
- a CDS encoding TonB family protein gives MGRSSSIESGQSSWFWGVVLSLSLHGVILLLAVFWGFGAPRYSGEPQTIEGRLVSLSEVERIGGGRVESAPVEKKERAPQTKKEEPEKVEVKKKEEPPEVKEKKVAITKPDKKEPPKETKKEEPKKAEVKKEEPPKVKEEPKKKDTIVLDSKEKKEEKKEIAKKPEPTPPPKATSQKEPPKKKEPSFEEIRKGVLEDMQKSVADKQRRSVIEDIEKSVHQEKQVAEAESSTIEGTNSDYQTGRAGSGAVSGAVINLFIQRVREEIRNSWKVPQTIPTDGSLETVVVFKADENGRVYDVRVEQSSGNPAFDDFCVKAIYKASPLTPPPPELIEEAKREGLEIKFANNPSL, from the coding sequence ATGGGTCGTTCAAGCAGTATAGAATCGGGGCAATCTTCTTGGTTTTGGGGAGTCGTTCTTTCACTTTCCCTTCACGGGGTTATATTGCTTTTAGCCGTCTTCTGGGGGTTCGGAGCACCCCGGTATAGCGGAGAGCCGCAAACCATAGAGGGAAGGTTAGTATCACTTTCTGAGGTGGAGAGGATAGGCGGAGGCAGGGTAGAATCTGCCCCCGTGGAGAAGAAAGAACGAGCACCCCAGACTAAGAAAGAAGAACCAGAGAAAGTAGAGGTAAAGAAAAAGGAGGAGCCTCCAGAGGTCAAGGAGAAAAAAGTAGCGATTACCAAGCCTGACAAAAAGGAACCCCCAAAAGAGACCAAGAAAGAGGAACCTAAAAAGGCGGAGGTAAAAAAGGAGGAACCACCCAAAGTAAAGGAAGAACCCAAGAAAAAAGATACCATCGTACTGGATTCCAAGGAGAAGAAAGAAGAGAAAAAAGAAATAGCCAAAAAACCGGAGCCAACGCCGCCTCCCAAAGCTACTTCACAAAAAGAACCTCCAAAGAAAAAGGAGCCCAGTTTTGAAGAAATAAGAAAGGGAGTTCTCGAAGACATGCAGAAAAGCGTGGCCGATAAGCAGAGACGAAGTGTAATAGAGGATATAGAGAAAAGCGTACACCAAGAGAAGCAGGTGGCGGAGGCAGAGTCTTCGACAATAGAGGGAACCAACAGCGATTACCAAACCGGGCGAGCAGGAAGTGGGGCTGTAAGCGGAGCGGTAATTAACCTGTTTATACAAAGAGTACGTGAGGAAATAAGAAACAGTTGGAAAGTCCCTCAGACCATTCCTACAGATGGAAGCCTCGAGACCGTAGTGGTTTTTAAAGCTGACGAAAATGGAAGGGTCTATGATGTGAGAGTGGAGCAATCTTCGGGAAATCCGGCATTTGACGATTTCTGCGTTAAGGCTATATATAAAGCTTCGCCTTTAACCCCTCCTCCCCCAGAACTAATAGAAGAGGCAAAAAGAGAGGGGTTGGAAATTAAGTTCGCCAACAATCCTTCATTATAA
- a CDS encoding histidine phosphatase family protein has protein sequence MNLILVRHGETDWNRIGRCQGFSDVELNGNGRKQIEALAKSLRDENIGAIYSSDLKRATDTANAIARYHNLPVRLERGLREMDQGELEGLTFVEIRERYADLMMEWRLNTETVRLPGGESLKEVQERAWRVIEGIANRHSDETVVTVSHNLTIVALLCKFTGVGLTEFTRFKLQATSKNLVLFKNGYTRVEVINDIAHLSPDLITEK, from the coding sequence ATGAACCTCATCCTTGTTCGACATGGAGAGACCGACTGGAACCGAATAGGCCGATGCCAGGGGTTTTCCGATGTGGAATTAAACGGCAATGGAAGAAAACAAATAGAAGCACTGGCTAAATCACTTCGGGACGAAAACATTGGCGCCATCTATTCCAGCGACCTGAAAAGGGCAACGGACACTGCAAATGCCATAGCCAGATATCATAACCTTCCCGTGCGCCTGGAGCGTGGATTGAGAGAGATGGACCAGGGAGAGCTAGAAGGACTTACCTTCGTAGAAATAAGAGAAAGATATGCTGACCTGATGATGGAATGGAGGTTAAATACCGAGACGGTTAGACTCCCCGGCGGCGAATCTTTGAAAGAGGTTCAAGAAAGGGCTTGGAGGGTAATAGAAGGTATAGCGAACAGGCATTCGGATGAAACCGTCGTCACGGTCAGCCACAATCTTACGATCGTAGCACTTCTCTGCAAGTTCACCGGTGTCGGGCTTACCGAATTTACCAGGTTTAAGCTCCAGGCCACCTCAAAAAACCTGGTCCTCTTCAAAAACGGATACACCAGGGTAGAAGTTATAAACGATATAGCACACCTTTCCCCCGACCTTATTACCGAAAAATAG